A single window of Planktothrix serta PCC 8927 DNA harbors:
- a CDS encoding cupin domain-containing protein yields MITVEKLIEKYQLIPHPEGGYFRETYRAKGVISQNSLPGNFKGDRNYCTGIYFLLPQGTKSCLHRIQSDEMWHFYLGGSLTLILMHEDYGVQNVILGSDIQGEEIVQYVVPGGWWFGGYPNPESAYSFVGCTVAPGFDFADFELADRTNLISKFPESSELILKLTPEP; encoded by the coding sequence ATGATCACTGTAGAAAAATTAATTGAAAAATATCAGCTTATTCCTCACCCTGAAGGAGGTTATTTTCGAGAAACTTATCGTGCAAAGGGTGTGATTTCTCAGAATTCTTTACCGGGTAATTTTAAAGGCGATCGCAATTATTGTACAGGAATTTATTTTTTATTACCTCAAGGAACAAAATCCTGTTTACATCGAATTCAATCTGATGAAATGTGGCATTTTTATTTAGGAGGTTCCTTAACTCTAATATTAATGCACGAAGACTATGGCGTGCAGAATGTTATTCTAGGTTCTGATATTCAAGGGGAGGAAATTGTGCAGTATGTTGTTCCGGGGGGATGGTGGTTTGGGGGCTATCCTAACCCAGAAAGTGCCTATAGTTTTGTGGGATGTACCGTTGCGCCAGGGTTTGATTTTGCCGATTTTGAATTAGCGGACAGGACTAACCTGATCTCGAAGTTTCCCGAATCTTCTGAACTGATTTTAAAATTAACTCCTGAGCCTTAA
- the rpsO gene encoding 30S ribosomal protein S15, protein MALTQQRKQEIMSEHQTHETDTGSCEVQVAMLTERINKLSEHLKINKKDHSSRRGLLLMIGRRKRLLSFLKSQDKGRYQALIARLGIRG, encoded by the coding sequence ATGGCTCTCACACAGCAGCGTAAACAAGAAATCATGTCCGAGCACCAAACCCATGAAACCGATACCGGTTCCTGTGAGGTGCAAGTGGCAATGCTGACCGAACGCATTAATAAACTCAGCGAACACCTGAAAATCAATAAAAAAGATCACTCCTCTCGGCGTGGACTTTTACTAATGATTGGCCGTCGCAAGCGTCTGTTAAGCTTCTTAAAAAGCCAAGATAAAGGACGCTATCAAGCCTTAATTGCTCGTCTGGGTATTCGGGGTTAG
- a CDS encoding MarC family protein has protein sequence MIEELLTFVLGSFASLFPIVDPLGAVPIFLVLATGYSPELQQKCAIKTSLSFVGVLIFFLLIGDSILEFFGLAMSGVKVAGGIVIFETGWEALKAEPKLTPTEEEALSCQIQEHKDISFIPLTIPLLAGPGAITVTLGLAAEAGESFSTETVLHLGAIIVAILLIGILVYGCLILSNRLLNLLGENGIIAFTRFLGLFILALGVQLILSGLENWIEGLFSTYLSN, from the coding sequence ATGATAGAAGAGTTGTTAACCTTCGTTTTAGGCAGTTTTGCATCCTTGTTCCCCATTGTAGATCCCTTGGGTGCTGTGCCAATATTTTTGGTTTTAGCCACAGGCTATTCTCCAGAATTACAACAAAAATGTGCGATTAAAACTTCCCTGAGCTTTGTAGGAGTTTTAATATTTTTTCTATTAATTGGGGATAGTATTTTAGAGTTTTTTGGGTTAGCAATGTCAGGGGTAAAAGTGGCTGGAGGAATTGTAATTTTTGAAACGGGATGGGAAGCCTTAAAAGCCGAACCCAAATTAACCCCAACAGAAGAAGAAGCTTTAAGTTGTCAAATTCAAGAACATAAAGATATTTCCTTTATTCCCTTAACAATTCCTTTATTAGCAGGGCCAGGAGCGATCACGGTAACATTAGGATTAGCAGCCGAAGCGGGGGAAAGTTTTTCAACCGAAACCGTATTACACTTAGGCGCGATTATTGTGGCAATTCTGCTGATTGGAATATTAGTTTATGGCTGTTTAATCCTATCTAATCGGTTACTCAATCTTTTAGGAGAAAATGGAATTATCGCCTTTACCCGCTTTTTGGGTTTATTTATTTTAGCCTTGGGAGTACAATTAATCTTAAGTGGATTAGAAAACTGGATCGAAGGTTTATTTTCGACTTATTTATCAAATTGA
- the ychF gene encoding redox-regulated ATPase YchF, whose translation MLRAGIVGLPNVGKSTLFNALVANAKATAANFPFCTIEPNVGVVAVPDERLNVLAKIVNSQAVVPTRMEFVDIAGLVKGASQGEGLGNQFLSHIREVDAIVHVVRCFENDDIIHVAGSVDPLRDIDIINLELALSDLSQVERRIDRARKQARTNKEIQIEVTALEKISVFLNEGKPARQAILTEEELEAVKGLGLVTQKPVIYATNVSEDDLATGNEQVEKVREVAKLDNAQVVIISAQVEAELVDLSEEERADFLASLGVEEGGLKSLIKATYELLGLRTYLTTGPKETRAWTIKAGMSAPQAAGVIHSDFERGFIRAETVAYQDLVATGSMNAAKEKGLVRSEGKEYIVQEGDVLLFRFNV comes from the coding sequence ATGCTAAGAGCCGGAATTGTTGGACTCCCCAACGTTGGTAAATCGACATTATTTAACGCTTTAGTTGCTAATGCGAAGGCGACTGCGGCTAACTTTCCCTTTTGTACTATTGAACCGAATGTCGGTGTTGTCGCAGTTCCCGATGAACGGTTGAATGTGTTAGCAAAAATCGTCAATTCTCAAGCCGTTGTTCCGACTCGAATGGAATTTGTCGATATTGCAGGATTAGTTAAAGGCGCGAGTCAAGGAGAAGGGTTAGGAAATCAATTTTTATCCCATATTCGAGAAGTGGATGCCATTGTTCATGTCGTTCGCTGCTTTGAAAATGATGATATTATTCATGTTGCGGGTTCTGTTGATCCTTTGCGAGATATTGATATTATTAATTTAGAATTAGCCTTATCAGATTTATCTCAAGTTGAACGCCGGATTGACCGAGCCCGTAAACAAGCGAGAACCAATAAAGAAATCCAAATTGAAGTAACGGCTTTAGAAAAAATTTCGGTATTTTTAAATGAAGGTAAACCCGCCCGTCAAGCGATATTAACCGAAGAAGAACTAGAAGCCGTAAAAGGGTTAGGGTTAGTCACGCAAAAACCTGTAATTTATGCAACTAATGTTTCAGAAGATGATTTAGCAACGGGAAATGAACAAGTTGAAAAAGTTCGGGAAGTGGCAAAACTTGATAATGCTCAAGTGGTGATTATTTCGGCACAGGTAGAAGCGGAATTAGTGGATTTATCGGAAGAAGAACGGGCTGATTTTTTGGCTTCTTTAGGCGTAGAAGAAGGGGGTTTAAAATCCTTAATTAAAGCGACTTATGAATTATTAGGATTACGCACTTATTTAACCACTGGCCCGAAAGAAACTCGCGCCTGGACAATTAAAGCCGGAATGTCTGCACCCCAAGCCGCCGGAGTCATTCACTCTGATTTTGAACGGGGATTTATTCGGGCGGAAACGGTGGCTTATCAGGATTTAGTGGCGACAGGTTCGATGAATGCTGCGAAGGAAAAAGGATTAGTTCGCAGTGAAGGAAAAGAGTATATTGTCCAAGAGGGGGATGTGCTGTTATTCCGATTTAATGTTTAA
- a CDS encoding GspE/PulE/PilB domain-containing protein, translated as MLAKSQATGTVPLDSQQIFALIDSILPLEVCLHYQILPLCLKDNHLYLGVVDSEDESALEYVQKIVSYMNCSIVTQVISSEEEHSLLSAYLYHTQQVKGGESSQTEVQLTSFSTGQKPSQIPVPSTEVSPIVTPQKITIKQPLVCLPPPASNFSDSEEETFSPEFVQPTSESFLKPLEVKTTYLSSPVEILATLSPHDLLQELLGRVLVGGIGRLYFECQEGSSSRILWSQDGVLQSVVTGLNPQQFQGVINELKLLVELPLIPFDKPRQAEIERVYQNTHLLLRLRITPGTLGEEANLQVLRGAALKFYQKQQLSKLSLDALRLTQQLQHKISEISSRLAVTPLSSENLVLLNQLLRIMVEQSDALIQKSQDSDIKR; from the coding sequence ATGTTAGCTAAATCTCAAGCAACTGGGACAGTTCCGTTGGACTCGCAGCAAATTTTCGCTTTAATTGACAGCATCTTACCCTTAGAAGTTTGCTTGCATTACCAAATTTTACCTCTTTGTCTCAAGGATAATCATTTATATTTGGGTGTTGTTGATTCAGAAGATGAATCAGCATTAGAATATGTTCAAAAGATCGTATCTTATATGAATTGCTCCATCGTTACTCAGGTCATTTCTTCGGAGGAGGAGCATTCTTTATTGTCTGCTTATCTCTATCATACGCAACAGGTTAAAGGCGGTGAATCTTCTCAAACAGAGGTTCAGTTAACTTCATTTTCTACAGGTCAAAAACCCTCACAAATTCCTGTTCCGAGTACAGAAGTTTCTCCTATTGTTACACCTCAAAAAATTACGATTAAACAACCTTTGGTCTGTTTACCGCCACCCGCCTCAAATTTCTCTGATTCAGAGGAGGAAACATTTTCACCTGAATTTGTGCAGCCAACCTCTGAAAGTTTCTTAAAACCATTAGAAGTCAAAACGACTTATTTATCGAGTCCGGTGGAGATTTTAGCAACATTATCTCCCCATGATTTGTTACAAGAACTATTAGGACGGGTTTTAGTGGGTGGTATTGGACGGCTTTATTTTGAATGTCAAGAGGGGAGTTCATCCCGAATTTTGTGGAGTCAGGATGGCGTTTTACAATCGGTTGTTACGGGGTTAAATCCTCAACAATTTCAAGGGGTTATTAATGAGTTAAAATTGTTAGTAGAACTGCCGTTAATTCCATTTGATAAACCCCGACAAGCTGAAATTGAACGGGTCTATCAAAATACCCATCTATTACTCCGATTAAGAATTACTCCGGGAACATTAGGAGAAGAAGCTAATTTACAGGTGTTACGCGGAGCCGCTTTAAAGTTTTATCAAAAACAACAGTTATCTAAATTGAGTTTAGATGCTTTACGACTAACTCAGCAACTCCAACATAAGATCAGTGAAATTAGTTCTCGTCTGGCTGTAACTCCTCTATCTTCGGAGAATTTAGTCTTATTAAATCAACTCTTGAGAATAATGGTTGAACAATCTGATGCGTTAATCCAAAAAAGTCAAGATTCGGATATAAAGCGTTAG
- a CDS encoding SDR family NAD(P)-dependent oxidoreductase: MGPNFQHLNPDNPGVQEVMQYMLSRRQFLVLGTGSFVTTLMLSSLTGEAEPAQNTDVSSASNLIKGEVKTMDIQPTNPDYFIPNRFQGKTILITGAATGIGAATAIRAAREGANVVGVDRKEKELNQTISKIKGEGHNAIAIVGNVVETALCDRMVTEAVNVFGGVDLALNAAGVMDGGDPAQPLNFEGQRDLLPNSIHLATDEYWEAVVATNTTGVFKSMRSELRQMLEQGKGGAIVNIGSIAGLTGLAGNPAYVASKHGVTGLTRNAALDYAPYGIRINSVNMAATDTPMVARAGEFVQASKKAGEGSSMGGLKLQSILSAVDSKHRSSTVWEQGAIILFLLSQDAANLTGCTYATDGGWTAY, from the coding sequence GTGGGGCCAAATTTTCAACATCTCAATCCTGACAATCCGGGGGTACAGGAAGTCATGCAATATATGCTGTCACGTCGTCAGTTTCTTGTGTTAGGAACTGGCTCTTTTGTGACAACACTTATGCTTTCAAGCTTGACAGGGGAAGCTGAACCTGCCCAAAATACCGATGTTTCTTCTGCCAGCAATCTAATCAAAGGTGAAGTAAAAACTATGGATATTCAGCCCACTAATCCTGACTATTTTATTCCCAATCGATTTCAAGGAAAAACGATTTTAATTACGGGTGCGGCCACGGGAATTGGAGCAGCTACGGCGATTAGAGCCGCTCGTGAAGGGGCTAATGTGGTGGGAGTTGACCGGAAGGAAAAAGAACTCAATCAGACCATTAGTAAGATTAAAGGGGAAGGACATAATGCGATCGCAATTGTTGGGAATGTCGTAGAAACGGCGTTGTGTGATCGTATGGTAACAGAAGCGGTGAACGTCTTTGGTGGTGTCGATTTGGCGCTGAATGCGGCGGGAGTCATGGATGGAGGCGATCCGGCTCAACCGCTTAATTTTGAAGGTCAACGCGATTTGTTGCCTAATTCAATTCATCTCGCTACTGATGAATATTGGGAGGCTGTGGTAGCAACGAATACAACGGGTGTATTTAAGTCAATGCGCTCAGAACTACGACAAATGTTAGAACAGGGTAAAGGTGGAGCCATCGTCAATATTGGTTCGATCGCGGGCTTAACTGGATTAGCCGGAAATCCTGCCTACGTTGCTAGTAAACACGGAGTTACAGGCTTAACGCGAAATGCAGCCCTAGATTATGCGCCTTACGGGATTCGGATCAACTCAGTTAATATGGCAGCTACGGATACACCGATGGTAGCTAGAGCAGGCGAATTTGTGCAGGCCAGCAAAAAAGCTGGCGAGGGTAGCTCAATGGGGGGGCTCAAACTACAGAGCATTCTGTCTGCTGTTGATTCCAAACATCGTTCGTCCACCGTTTGGGAACAAGGGGCAATTATTCTCTTTTTATTGTCTCAAGATGCTGCTAATTTAACGGGTTGTACTTATGCCACGGATGGGGGTTGGACGGCTTACTAA
- the argS gene encoding arginine--tRNA ligase, translating to MTSTVELLKIKFNQALIAAFGEDFATTDPMVVASTNPKFGDYQCNLAMSLTKPLKSNPRAIATQIIDHLSLDEICETPEIAGPGFINLRLKTQYLETQLQQMLGDERLNIPKVNPPQRIIVDFSSPNIAKEMHVGHLRSTIIGDCLAKILEFQGHDVLRLNHVGDWGTQFGMLITYLKEVYPDALTTANALDLGDLVEFYRQSKVRFDQDETFKETARQEVVRLQAGAEDSRQAWQLLCEQSRREFQLIYNDLEINLTERGESFYNQFLPPIVEELDKIGLLVENQGAKCVFLEGFTNKEGEPLPLIVQKTDGGYNYATTDLAALRHRIETEKATRIIYVTDAGQSNHFMQVWQVAKRAGWIPENVELVHVAFGVVKGEDGKKLKTRSGETVRLRELLDEAVNYAKKDLETRIKEEGRTETEEFIDQVAKVVGLSAVKYADLSQNRTSDYIFSFDKMLALQGNTAPYMLYVYARIQGISRKGNINWQQLGTDVKLVLHAETELVLAKHLLQLQEVLAEVSQDLLPNRLCLYLFELSQKFNQFYDQCSVLDAEEPQRTSRIALCDLTARTLKLGLSLLGIPVLERM from the coding sequence ATGACATCTACAGTAGAACTGCTCAAGATTAAATTTAATCAAGCTTTAATAGCTGCATTTGGAGAAGATTTCGCCACAACTGACCCGATGGTGGTGGCGTCAACTAATCCCAAATTTGGTGATTATCAATGTAATTTGGCGATGTCGTTAACAAAACCCTTAAAAAGTAATCCTAGAGCGATCGCTACTCAAATTATAGACCATTTAAGCTTAGATGAAATCTGTGAAACTCCCGAAATTGCTGGCCCTGGTTTTATTAATTTACGCTTAAAAACCCAATATTTAGAAACCCAACTTCAACAAATGTTAGGGGATGAACGCTTAAATATTCCTAAAGTTAACCCCCCCCAACGAATTATTGTTGATTTTTCTAGTCCGAATATTGCTAAAGAAATGCACGTCGGACACCTGCGTTCTACTATTATTGGAGATTGTCTTGCTAAAATATTAGAATTTCAAGGACATGACGTTTTACGTCTTAATCATGTTGGGGACTGGGGAACTCAATTTGGAATGTTAATTACCTATTTAAAAGAAGTTTATCCTGATGCTTTAACCACTGCTAATGCTTTAGATTTAGGGGATTTAGTAGAATTTTATCGGCAATCAAAAGTTAGATTTGATCAAGATGAAACCTTCAAAGAAACGGCTCGTCAGGAAGTAGTCAGATTACAAGCTGGGGCGGAAGATAGCCGTCAAGCGTGGCAATTATTGTGTGAACAATCTCGGCGAGAATTTCAGTTAATTTATAATGATTTAGAAATTAATTTAACCGAAAGAGGAGAATCTTTTTATAATCAATTCTTACCCCCAATTGTTGAAGAATTAGACAAAATTGGATTATTAGTTGAAAATCAGGGAGCAAAATGCGTCTTTTTAGAAGGATTTACCAATAAAGAAGGGGAACCTTTACCTTTAATTGTGCAGAAAACCGATGGCGGTTATAATTATGCGACAACGGATTTAGCCGCCTTAAGACATCGCATTGAAACGGAGAAAGCTACCCGAATTATTTATGTTACTGATGCTGGACAATCTAACCATTTTATGCAGGTTTGGCAAGTGGCAAAACGGGCGGGTTGGATACCGGAAAATGTCGAATTAGTTCACGTTGCTTTTGGGGTTGTGAAAGGAGAAGATGGCAAAAAATTAAAAACTCGTTCTGGGGAAACGGTGCGTTTAAGAGAGTTATTAGATGAGGCGGTAAATTATGCTAAAAAGGATTTAGAAACCCGGATCAAGGAAGAAGGACGCACCGAAACAGAGGAGTTTATTGATCAGGTTGCGAAAGTCGTGGGTTTGAGTGCGGTTAAATATGCAGATTTAAGCCAAAATCGTACCAGCGATTATATTTTTAGCTTTGATAAAATGTTGGCGTTGCAAGGAAATACAGCCCCCTATATGCTTTATGTCTATGCCAGAATTCAAGGTATTAGTCGCAAAGGGAATATTAATTGGCAACAGTTGGGAACGGATGTTAAACTGGTTCTGCACGCCGAAACAGAATTGGTATTAGCCAAACATCTCTTGCAATTGCAAGAAGTATTAGCAGAAGTTTCTCAAGATTTATTACCCAACCGTTTATGCTTGTATTTGTTTGAATTAAGCCAAAAATTCAATCAATTTTATGATCAATGTTCGGTTTTGGACGCAGAAGAACCTCAACGAACTTCCCGGATCGCTTTGTGTGATTTAACCGCACGAACTTTAAAATTAGGGTTATCTCTTTTAGGTATTCCGGTGTTAGAAAGAATGTAA
- a CDS encoding PAM68 family protein, with product MSSERPPARPAFEPKKNRKKPNKATSKPPAKATSDSKSTKPDQKVKATVKSPQPQPQKNKDTKRRYTREETAIPEKVSQRMLSRMVLLAGIPLMMGLGSFVGSYFVITQDLFLFPHAIVVMISMGFFGLSVVGLSYGVLSASWDEEVSGSILGWQEFKVNLGRMQDGWKAARQKNPKN from the coding sequence ATGTCCTCTGAACGTCCTCCCGCACGTCCCGCCTTTGAACCGAAGAAAAATCGCAAAAAACCGAATAAAGCGACCTCAAAACCTCCGGCTAAGGCGACTTCAGACTCTAAATCAACAAAACCCGATCAAAAGGTCAAGGCGACTGTTAAGTCCCCACAACCTCAACCCCAAAAAAACAAAGACACTAAACGTCGTTACACCCGTGAAGAAACGGCAATTCCAGAGAAAGTCAGCCAACGAATGTTATCTCGGATGGTGCTTTTGGCTGGAATACCTTTGATGATGGGCTTAGGAAGCTTCGTGGGTAGTTATTTTGTGATTACCCAGGACTTGTTTCTCTTCCCTCATGCCATTGTGGTGATGATTAGTATGGGATTTTTTGGGTTAAGTGTGGTGGGCTTAAGCTATGGCGTTTTGTCAGCATCCTGGGATGAGGAAGTCTCTGGGAGTATTTTGGGCTGGCAGGAATTTAAAGTCAATTTAGGGCGAATGCAGGACGGATGGAAAGCTGCCAGACAAAAAAATCCGAAAAATTAA
- a CDS encoding DMT family transporter codes for MTLLQPKSQHIQGVILLVAVTLLWGTTFPLVKEIIHNISPGVLIAIRSALAALAFSIHLRTLNLKLVRDGVILGSLFFCCLTVQAIGLETLSANRAGFICGLNVILVPLAGQLFGQRVKRGIFLAAGLALLGVGIMSWEGGSLTAGDFWMLLDVLLYTSYILVLEAVTCNHSALSLTAIQLVTMTVLATLWTLPDLLNQWEGIRSSYMPLLYLAAVTAITTWLPAIAQHWVSASETAIIYTFEPVFTSLFSFWLLGETLGVRGWLGGVMVLAAMFISQQYTNSTGLEGEIRGEENLLIPTIEPLVIREEICIDFSWNHPELGKEPIPVLATSIPHPELIEPRIERLEEPGRIK; via the coding sequence ATGACTCTTTTACAACCCAAATCACAACATATTCAGGGTGTTATCCTACTGGTAGCAGTTACCCTACTTTGGGGAACAACATTTCCCCTCGTTAAAGAAATCATTCATAATATTTCTCCGGGTGTATTAATTGCGATTCGATCTGCTTTAGCAGCGCTCGCTTTTTCCATCCATTTACGGACGTTGAATCTTAAGTTAGTTCGAGATGGTGTTATATTAGGAAGTCTATTTTTTTGCTGTTTAACGGTTCAAGCAATTGGCTTAGAAACCCTCTCCGCAAATCGTGCTGGGTTTATTTGCGGCCTGAATGTGATTTTAGTCCCATTGGCAGGACAATTGTTCGGTCAACGGGTGAAACGGGGAATATTTTTAGCAGCCGGACTCGCTTTGCTAGGGGTAGGAATCATGTCCTGGGAAGGCGGATCTCTGACAGCTGGGGACTTCTGGATGTTATTAGATGTTCTACTCTATACGAGCTATATTCTGGTTTTGGAAGCGGTCACTTGCAACCATTCGGCTCTTTCCTTAACAGCCATTCAGCTTGTAACGATGACGGTTTTGGCTACCCTGTGGACATTACCCGATTTGCTCAACCAATGGGAGGGCATTCGCAGCAGTTATATGCCTCTATTATACCTGGCTGCGGTAACGGCTATAACAACTTGGCTTCCGGCGATCGCTCAACATTGGGTTTCCGCCTCTGAAACGGCGATTATCTATACCTTTGAACCTGTATTTACCTCTTTATTTTCCTTTTGGTTACTCGGTGAAACTTTAGGGGTACGGGGTTGGCTTGGGGGTGTGATGGTTTTAGCAGCAATGTTTATTAGTCAACAATACACGAATTCTACAGGATTAGAGGGTGAAATCAGAGGTGAAGAAAATCTGCTGATTCCTACAATTGAACCCCTGGTAATTCGTGAAGAAATTTGTATTGATTTTTCTTGGAATCATCCCGAATTAGGAAAAGAACCGATCCCTGTATTGGCGACTTCAATTCCCCATCCAGAGTTAATAGAACCGAGAATTGAAAGGTTAGAAGAACCGGGAAGGATTAAATAA
- a CDS encoding phage holin family protein, whose product MLVSLLIAWLVTAVSLYLIALLSQFTGVEIEDFKKALISAAVFGIVNALVRPLLALIIAPATLIFAGSFIAFLLNVAMFALAAKLVEGFRLRWGIWSAVIGALALSFINSVLFQVLAQAGIR is encoded by the coding sequence ATGTTAGTCAGTTTGTTAATCGCTTGGTTAGTAACAGCCGTCAGCTTATATTTGATTGCTTTACTGAGTCAATTTACTGGGGTTGAAATTGAGGATTTCAAAAAAGCCTTAATTTCGGCGGCGGTTTTTGGAATTGTTAATGCTTTAGTGCGCCCACTCTTAGCATTAATTATAGCTCCAGCAACTTTGATTTTTGCGGGTTCTTTTATTGCGTTTCTTCTCAACGTGGCGATGTTCGCCTTAGCCGCTAAACTGGTGGAAGGATTTCGCTTACGTTGGGGAATTTGGAGTGCTGTAATTGGAGCTTTAGCACTGAGTTTTATTAATTCTGTTCTGTTTCAGGTATTAGCACAAGCCGGTATTAGATAA
- a CDS encoding SMI1/KNR4 family protein: MNNILMQDAARHPQLFVWNGTIESNQLEVWLEEHQLNLPQDLIELWKRTNGGDLFESETILSPFGDDSLGDDIESMNEFHYSQGMAKNYLLFHLGTGLSAVRLTDGYYVKLDESYQEIDQFQTLDDWYRDELRSEYGRRYNLELEALKIIR, from the coding sequence ATGAATAATATACTAATGCAAGATGCTGCACGTCATCCCCAACTATTTGTGTGGAATGGTACAATTGAATCTAATCAATTAGAAGTCTGGTTAGAAGAGCATCAATTGAATTTACCCCAAGATTTAATTGAACTTTGGAAACGGACGAATGGGGGTGACTTGTTCGAGAGTGAAACCATTCTCAGTCCATTTGGGGATGATAGCTTGGGAGATGATATTGAGAGTATGAATGAGTTTCACTACTCTCAAGGGATGGCAAAAAATTATTTACTGTTTCATCTGGGAACAGGGTTGAGTGCTGTTCGTTTAACCGATGGGTATTATGTTAAATTGGATGAGAGTTATCAAGAAATTGATCAATTTCAGACTTTAGATGATTGGTATAGAGATGAACTGCGATCGGAATATGGTAGACGTTACAATCTTGAGCTAGAGGCTTTAAAAATTATTCGGTAA
- the aroF gene encoding 3-deoxy-7-phosphoheptulonate synthase: MIIVMKVGTPEAEIERLSEDLNTSWGLSPERIVGKHKVVIGLVGETADLDPLQLREISPFIEDVLRVEKPYKRVSRAYRQGEASEVTVPTPAGDVTFSEHHPLVIVAGPCSVENEEMIVETAKRVKAAGAKFLRGGAFKPRTSPYAFQGHGESALGLLAAARDATGLGIITELMDAEDLEKLGEVADIIQIGARNMQNFSLLKKVGAQDKPVLLKRGMSATIEEWLMAAEYILAGGNQNVILCERGVRGFDRQYTRNTLDLSVLPVLRSLTHLPIMIDPSHGIGVAEYVPPMAMAAIAAGADSLMIEVHPNPAKALSDGPQSLTPERFDHLMQELSVIGKAVGRWPKELAVVG, encoded by the coding sequence ATGATTATAGTAATGAAAGTCGGCACACCTGAAGCCGAAATTGAGCGTTTAAGTGAAGATCTCAACACCAGTTGGGGGTTATCACCCGAAAGAATTGTCGGTAAGCATAAAGTTGTGATTGGGTTAGTCGGTGAAACGGCTGACCTTGACCCCTTGCAACTGCGGGAAATTAGTCCTTTTATTGAGGACGTGTTACGGGTGGAAAAACCCTATAAACGGGTGAGTCGTGCCTACCGTCAAGGGGAAGCCAGCGAAGTCACAGTGCCCACTCCGGCCGGAGATGTCACCTTTAGTGAACATCATCCCCTGGTTATCGTTGCTGGGCCTTGCTCAGTGGAAAATGAGGAGATGATTGTCGAAACCGCAAAACGAGTTAAAGCTGCGGGGGCTAAATTCCTGCGGGGAGGAGCCTTCAAACCTCGGACGTCTCCCTATGCGTTTCAAGGACACGGTGAAAGTGCCCTAGGGTTATTAGCCGCCGCCCGGGATGCGACGGGGTTAGGCATTATTACGGAGTTAATGGATGCCGAAGACCTGGAAAAATTAGGGGAAGTTGCCGATATTATTCAAATTGGCGCTCGCAATATGCAGAACTTCTCCCTATTGAAAAAAGTGGGAGCGCAAGATAAACCTGTTCTGCTAAAACGGGGAATGTCAGCCACCATTGAAGAATGGTTAATGGCGGCGGAATATATTCTCGCAGGCGGAAACCAAAACGTGATTTTATGCGAACGCGGCGTTCGGGGTTTTGACCGTCAATATACCCGGAATACTTTGGATTTATCCGTATTACCCGTATTGCGATCGCTCACCCATCTGCCAATTATGATCGATCCCAGTCATGGGATTGGTGTTGCAGAATACGTTCCCCCAATGGCGATGGCTGCTATCGCTGCGGGTGCAGATTCCTTGATGATTGAAGTCCATCCCAACCCGGCTAAAGCTCTATCTGATGGCCCTCAATCTCTGACCCCAGAACGGTTTGACCACTTAATGCAAGAATTGTCTGTAATTGGTAAAGCCGTTGGTCGTTGGCCAAAAGAACTGGCTGTAGTCGGTTAA